The Armatimonadota bacterium DNA window TCGGCGTACCGATCCAAACCAAAGCTTTGAGCGGTGTCGATTCGCTCTATAGCATCGTCCAGATGCCAGCTGGAATTCCCGTCGCGACCGTCGCGATTGGTGGGGCGGAGAACGCGGGACTCCTCGCGATCCAGATTCTCGCGCTAAGCGATGCTGACTTAGCCGCAAAGCTGGCAGACCATCGCCGCCAGCTTAGCGAAAAAGTGAAGAAGATGAACGAGAACGTTACTTCTTCTCTTTAAGAGAATTCAAAACCGGTGCGCAGTGCTGATCAAGGATGATCACCTTGATGAAAAACCGGAGTTTGGCGTCGTCATCAAGCTTGGTTGGGTCGAGGCTCGGATCGAATAACTGCGGCTTGATCGCATAAATCGCCGCTCGCAATTGTCCCTTATTGAACGTCGACTTCATCACCGGCATGATCATGTCCACGTTCTGCGAAATCAAAATCTCGCGCGACATGTTGAGCGCGTTGAACGTGTTCTTCATTTCGGCGAGCAGCGTCTGGCTGGGGATCTGCTTTTTATCCTTGCCTTCGGTGATCGCAGCATCGAGCTTTGGCTCAAGCTTCAACAAGACTTCGTACTCTTTGACCTCCGCTTCCTGAACGTTTTTTCGCGCTTGTTCGATCACCGGCACCAGCTTTTCGATCTGTTCTGGAGTGAGTAGCAACGGCAACAACTGGTTCATCAGCTCAACCTGGCGCGCCTTCGCTAGAATTTCGTCCGAGCGGCGGGCGCGTTCTGCTTGCGTCAATTGTGCGCTGACAATCGTGCCCAAAATGAGCGTCGCAATAATACTAAAGGTCCATTTGAAGTTCATGAATTCTTGTTTTCCGGGAAGTCCTGTAGTTGGGACGGTTTGGCGGGAGGTGGCGTTACATTCTGTTCCAACACGACAACGAAATTCGCTGCCGCCAGAACCTGTAGGTGCACGAAGATGAGCCCGAGGGCAGCAATGGCGATCCAAGCCAAAATCGATGGGCCGGACTTTGTCATCCCACCCAATGCCGAGATGGCAAAGAGCCCTGCGAGCATGATCGCCGCCGAACCGAAGAAGCCGAGCATTCCGAGCCCGATGTTTTTGTTCCTTGGCCGAGAGAGTAGCTTGGTGTGTAATCTCTCTGACTGCTTGCGCATCCAAAGGCCGTAGCCGAGCCACAGGATGAGTGCGGGTAAGCCTTGAAGAAAGATCACGAGTTCAAGGTACCCGATGGCGGCCATAATCTCGAACAGTGAGCGCGCCTATTGGAGTCTTTGGAACGGTGGTCATGGACCGGTTTCGGCACATCATGGAAATGCCGAAAGTTGGAGGTTATGCCGAATATCACCACGAGGCCTTACAGCTTGGCGGGGAGGCCGCAAACACTGCTGTAGCACTGCATCGACTTGGGCAAAGCGTCGTCCTTCGATCCAACTATGTCGGTAATGGGCAGCACATCCACCCTTGGCTAATCGAAAATGGAATCGACGTTCACGGTTGTCCAATCAGCGATTCACCCGAACCTAGCTGTGACATCTACCTCACGCCTGACGGTGAACGGACGATGTTCGGGAGACAGCTTCTAGCACCGGATTCAGTGCCGTGGGGAAATGACATCGAGTGGGTTTCGTGTGATCCGAATCTAGGCGAAGCCAGCCGTGAAGAGTTGCGACGAGCCTTTCGCCAAGGCAAAAAGACTTACGGTATGGACTTCTTTCAACCAGACGATCCATACGACTGCATTACGATCTGGCAATCGAGCACCGATTGGTGGGGCAACAAGGGCAACCTGCATGACAATCATGATGCGTTTGCAGCGTTCACAGATGAATATGGGTTCAACGGGATTCTGACTGCTGGTGCACAAGGGTGCCTCGCTGGCAGAGGTGACGCGCTCAGACATTATCCTGCCTTCAGAATTCCACAGGTAGTTGACGCCACGGGCTGTGGCGATTGTTTTAGAGCGGGAGTGATTGCGGGGTTGAACGAAGGAAAGCCATTTGAGGAGGCACTGATGCTCGGTGCTGCGGTCGGGGCGTTGAACGCTACAAAGGAAGGCGCCAGTGCAGGCGCGCCGACGATGCTTGAAGCACTACAATTGATTGCGGAGCAACCAGAAATCTCTGCGGCTTATCGCCCGAGATAGTCGCGGAGTTTGCGCTGTTGGGCGAGGATTCTCAGCTTTTTGATCGCTGAAAGCTCTATCTGACGGATTCGCTCGCGGCTGACTCGCATTTCGTTAGCGAGCTGATCTCGGAGCATTGTCACTTCCTCATTGTCTTCTAACCGAAGTCTTTGCGACATAACGCGCTGCTCTCTTTCGTTCAACTCTTTCAGGATTTCTTGGAGCTCAACGGTCCGTTCAGCGAACAGCACTTCGTCTTCCGGGTTCTCGCAGTTGGTGTCGTGGATCATCGCTCCCAAAGTTGTTTGCTCAGTGTCGCCGATTCGCATGTCAAGGCTCAGCAAATCCTGCGATGCAACCATCAAATGGGTGAGTTTTCTGGGGCTGAGTCCAATTGCTTTGGCCAGCTGATCGTGCGTGGGTTCGTGTCCTAACTCGCGGGTCAAGCGTAGTCGTTCGCGCTCAATCCTGCGGATGGATTGTGAAATGTGAGCTGGCAATCGGATCGCCTTGGACTTACCATCGAGCGCCCTACCGATGGACTGGCGAATCCAGTGCGTGGCATAAGTCGAGAATCGGAAGCCCTTTGTAGGATCAAATCGCTTGACGGCGTGCATGAGCCCAATCGCGCCTTCCTGGATCAAATCTTCAAGAGGAATCGCTTGGCAACGATAGCTCCGCGCAATGTTGATCACGAGGCGCATATTGGATTCGATGAGGCGCTCACGAGCTTGCTCGTCGCCACGCTGAGCGGCGAGGGTGAGTGAGACCTCTTCCTCAGGCGTCAGCAACGGCGCTTGGGTAAGTCGTCCCCAATAGCTGTTGTGCCCGTCATCCGAGTCGGCTGAAGTGTGCCGCGTCAACTCTTAATATTTCTCCTTTAGATTCCTGCTTTGAAAAGCAATCCTCGAATCGGCACACGCGTGCCCAAAAGATGGCTAGAACAATTTTCGTGCCAATCTATCCGTTTCTACGTCTGACGCCAAAAAAAGTAGTGATGTTCAGACGAAGTTTTTTCTGCGTGGTGCGCGCGCAAGTTTGCGAGAAAACAATCTAAAGTGGCCTCATTCGCAACCAAACGAGAGCGTATTGAATATTATCTCATAGAGCAAACCGATTTCGTGGTGAACTGCAAAACCAGCAACCTCACGAGGTACCCATTTGAACGAAACAGAATTTGTAAACTCAAATAAGGAGGAGTGGGAAGAGCTCAGGAACCTCAGTCTCCGGCTTCAAGTTTCGCCGGGTACTTTGCTGCCGCGAGAAATCGAGAGGTTTCTTGAGTTGTACCGAAAGGCGACAAGCGACCTTGCCCGAGCACGTGCCGAGTCTACGAATCCAGATCTTATTGGGAGCCTGAATAACCTCGTTGCTCAAGGATATTCCTCGTTCTATTCAAAGCCAAAGCGCAAAGTTGGCGCAGGAATTCTAAATGCAATCGTATTCTGCGCGCAGGCGTTTCGACGGCAATACCGGTTCGTTTTGCTCAGCCTGTTCACCGTGATCGCCGGTACGATGGTCGCGAGTTTGACTTTGGCCAATCGCCCAGACTTGCGATATGCGGTCATTCCACCAAGCGAGGAAGAGCTGTTTACACAATGGAAGAAGGCGGAGTTTGAGCAGAGATCCGGCGGAGAGAATCTCTCAATGCTCGCGATGTATGCGAGCAACAACCCGAATGTTTCGCTGAGAACCGCGGCAATTGGCGCCTCGACACTAGGGATCGGCTCAGCATACTCGCTTTGGCAGAACGGCATTTTGCTTGGGGCATTGGGGCAAGACATGAGGTCGGTGGGCAAGCTAGGATTTTTGGCCACATCACTTGCTCCGCATGGTGCGACGGAACTCTCTGGGATGATCATTTCAGGTGCATCGGGCTACTCCTTGGGGTGGGCAATTCTCGTGCCTGGTCGCAGGCGGCGAATCGACTCACTCGTCGAAAAATCCAAAGATGCGATGGCCCTCTTTGTCATGGGGGTGGTCATGATGTACATCGCAGCGCCGTTCGAAGCTTTCTTTAGCTTCAGCCCAGCATTTAGCCAACCATTGAAAGCGATCGTTGGGTTGATCATTTTCGCACTTTGGATGTCCTTCTGGTTGTTTGCCGGCAGGACGAAGAAGAATGTGAGCAAGATCCGCTCGTTTGTCCGCGAGCCGTCAACCCAGCCGCTTGAATACTCGGGTTGGCAGAACGTACGTGGCGACCAATCGGAGGATGCTCTTGAAACGGAGCGGGTTCAAGCGTAGCGACTCAAGGTAATTTCTTCGCGCTTCAGCCCGGTTACCGCGCCACATCATCTCGGTGCCGAGACAAGCGAAGTTATGTGCGAAAGCTTGCTGGTGACGCGCCGATATCTTTGCCATCTCATCGGCGATCTTTGCCAACTTGGTGCGAATGACCACTCCATCTTCATTCATTCGGTCTTCAAACCGACACGCCTGATTTGGATGAACTCGGTAAAACGTTAGTGGCTGATCGATATGGACCACTTCTGAAACTTGTGCGATTCGCAGCCACATATCCCAATCGCCGCATCCCCAAAATCCGGGCTCAAACAGCCCCACTTTTTCGGTGATTGAACGGCGGAACATCACTGAGCTCGCGATGATTTTGTTGCGCTCCATCAAGTCCAGATACACATCACCAGATTCGGTCTTGGGCCAAGGAAACCCAAGCGGCGCACCTGGAATCTCGTTGCCTTGGTCGTCGATGAACCACCCGGCAGTGTGTACCAATCCTGCCTTCGCGTTTGAATCGAGCGCTTGAACTTGTTGCGCTAACTTCTCCGGCCCCCAAAGATCGTCGTCGTTGAAAACCGCAATGTACTCACCCTTCGAATGCTCAATTCCAAAATTCAGGTTTCCGTAGGTGCCCAGATTTTTGGGATGAAAGTGCGGGATCAGATCGGGTTGCTCGGCGATCCACTCGCGGGAGCCGTCGGTCGACCCATCGTCGAGGGCGAGAATCTCAAAGTCCTTAAAAGTCTGGGCACGCAACGATTCGACGGCGAGGGGCAAAAAATCGCGGTGATTGTAGCTGGTGAGCAGTACAGATACTTTCGGCATTTAGTCGAATCTCACCTCGACACTCCAGTCCTCAATATCCAATTCTGGATTCGGCTGGTCGCCAGTCGGTTCAATGTTGCCGGCGGTCGTGTTGCTGTAAGTTCCTGCGCGGTCCAATGGGATATTCACGACGGTATTGATTTGCGAAGGAAAACGGCCGTCGCCTAGCGCATCCCACTGTTTGTCGGTGCCGGAAGCTGGCACACGGTCCATCGTCAGGAAGTTGATCTGCATTGCCCGTGTATTGTTGCGCTCGGTCTCATCCGGGATCATTTGCGCGAGGTCAAGTTCGAACCGAATACGGCGCGAACCGACATTAACCAAATCGCCAGAGATCGGGACGCCCGTCGTGATGAACGTTGTCAGGTCCGTAGTCTGGAATTTGTAAATTAGATAATCGTTGGATTGTGTCGGGTCCCACCAAACGAAGTGGGTAGCGTTTCCGGCAACAAAGCCGTTGCCCCATGGTGGAGCAATCACCGGAATTGGACCTTGGGTCGGCGGTGGGCTATCTGGAGAAAAATTGATCGCCACCATATACACGTAGGGAACGCCACCTGCGCCGGTCTCGGCTCCAGTACGAACAGGGCCGCTCATCGTGTAAGAAAAGATCAGCCGCGTCGATCGCGGAGTTCCGGTCGCTGGGAATTTGGCACAGCCGCCCAAGACCAGCAGAAGACCACTCCCGCCTAGCGCAACAAGCCGATTTTTCAGAATCTTCATTCGGAAGGAACAACCTTAAACAGGATTCGATGACATGTTTCGCAGGTCATCAATTTGTCGGTATTCACCGCTTCAATGATTCGACGCGCCAGAGACGTTCCGCATGCGGTGCATTTATCATTTTCTACAACGCCCATCCCAATTCCGTGATATTTGGCTCGAATGGCTTCGTACTTGTCGAGCAATCCACGTTCGACTTCCTTGGCCGCCGAGGTCCTCTCCACCTGCTTCGCAGCAAACTTGGCTTTGATTTCCTCTAAAAGCTGCGCGTCGCCCGTCTTCTTCGATTCCAAAGTTTTAACCATTTGGTTAATCTGGCTTGCGATCGGGCGGGCTTCTGCCAGAGCCGCTGGTTCTTGATCAATGATCTCTAGCATTTGCAATTCGTAATCGCTGATTTTTTGCCCTAGAGAAGCAATCTCTAATTCAATGCTTGCTGCCTCTTTGCTGTTCACGACAGAACCACCGTACAGAGTTTTGTCCAGAGTTTTCTTCTTTTCGGTGCTCGCGGTAACTTTGTCTTCGAGCTCTTTCAAAGCAGCTTTGAGCTTCGCTGGCCTTTCCAAAATCTCTAAATTGGCTTGCTTTAGGTCTCGAATTTCTTGCACCAGAGCTTTGCCTCCATCAAGCGATGCGGCTCGCTTTTTGAGATGGAGCAATTCGGTATCGACTAGGTGAAGCCGGTACAGCAGATAAAGAGAATTGTCCGACATGAACAATTGATTATGGTCTAGTTGAAGGACATCGGCGCAGAATTGTCGAAAACGGAGGATACGGCAATGGCCTCGTCGTTCAGCCAACTCATTTTAGATGTCGAGAATTTGGATCGTTCGCTCCAGTTCTATGAGGGCATCTTGCACCTATCGGTTCAGCACCACTCGAACCTCGATGGCGTTAAGTTGGCGTCGTTGCTCGCGGGAAAAACCGAAGTGATTTTGGTCCAACGCTCGCCATTTGAACAAAACAGCGCATATGATCGGGCTGGTGGAGTCGTGCTCAACTTCAATGTAAACAACCTTCTAGGTCTGTTCACCGAGATTCAAGATACTGGAATCAAGGTTTTGCGAAACGTTGAATCGACCTCGTTGGGCGAGCGGTCGTTGTTGGTGGCCGACCCAGACGGTTACGCCGTCATGCTGAGCGAAAATTCCGCTTTGATGAATTAACTTGGGTTGATCGTCACAGTCCCTGGCATTCCTGGTTGACCCAAAATCGTGATGCTGATCGGCATAAATTGCCGTATGACCCAAGCCATGGTTTGGAGCCTGGGAGTGATGGTCAAGGTTTTGAATCGTGTCGGTGACGAAGCGAGCGCACCGGCGACCAACGCTTGATCGGCCAAGAATGGGTCCAATGTGGCGTCAGATTTGACGAATCGCATCAGCATTTCACCTGCTGATCTTACGACTTGTTCCGTTCGGATTCCGCGACCACCCATGGCTGTGCCGCACCCGATGCCACGTTCGTACCGAGCGACAAACGTGACGAACATGCCGTTGGTTTTGGACGGAACTTCGCAAGCTTCGACTTCGAAAGTCTTGCACAGCCGTTCGCAAAACTCCGTCATCGCTTTCACTGCGCGCTCGGGAATGTCCTTCGATATTCCGGAGTGGCTGACGACGGCAACGACGGATTCAAGTTCGCCGCGGTTAGACCAATCAAATCCATGGAGTGCGCTTGGTTCGACTTCAGCAAACACCTCGCCCTTGGCAGCGAACCCAAATCCGGCGAGATTTTGCTCTGCAAACGCCACGAGCCCTTGTGCGGCGTGAAGGCGCAAGGTCGCTTGCTGAAACGCGTCAAAGGTCAAGGTATTTGGGTTGTATGTCTCCCCCTTGACGCTGAAGGTGGAATACGCCCCAGACTTCGCCAAGATCGGTAGTAAGGAGTCGATGATCATCAACGCATTGCCCGGAATGCTGCCTTTTTCGTGGCTACCGACGTCATAAATGCCCTTCAATGGACGGGGAGCGCGAGTGGGGACATACAGGATTTCTTCCGATCCGAGATCAACGCCGCCGAGTTTAGCCTCACAAATATATTCCGCGGCCTGCAAAAACGTGAGGTCTTCACTGGTTAAGCCTGGCTTGCGCGTTCCGCCTCGAATGTGATGGATTCGCACGGGTTGAACGGTCAACGCTGCTAGAGAAAGCGCGGTGCGCAGTAGCATGCCGCCGCCTTCGCCCTGAGAGCCATTGATGACCAGCGGATCTTGTTGGGCTCGCATTACATTTTGAGCTTGAAGATCATGTATTCCAGCATTTTGAGAAGGTACGCCAGCACCATGATCATCAAAAGCACGCTCAAGACTTCCTGCATGATTGGAAGTTGATCGTTTTGAGCGATGTTTGGTTTGCCCGTGAGAGTTGCTTGCCCCAAGAACTTGTCGGCGAAACTCAAAATCCCACCCACTCCAGCTTTTATGGCATCTCTGCCAACCAGGTAAATCGAAAGGACGAAGAGGAGAGTGAGTGGAAGCAACAGCTTGTACTTATGCTTCTGATGTTCGTTGTAGATCACGCATTGTTGGCAACGCTTGATCTTAATCTCCATCGGCAAACTGGTGTTATACGGAATGAACTTTGCGGCGGCAATTGCATCCTTCGGGATCGGCTTGCCCTCCATCGCGTTTTGAATCACCTTTTCTTCGCACATACACCCGACGCGCTCCTTCCAGCAGGTAAGACGAGTGTGATAGATCGGACATTTTTCGCGGACAAATTTTCGGCAGTACGGCAGCTGCCAGCACTTGCCCATGAACACGTTTTGGCGATCGTCTTCTTCGCGAACGCCCTTGCCGTACTTGAGCGAATCAGCTTTGCTGCCCTCTTTTGCCCGGTCACGAACGCGCGTGATGACGTCGAAAAGGGTGACGATGACCGTGACGATTCCTATCGCGAACCCAGCCGTTTGAACTCGCTGGAGCGCCGTCGCGGCAACTTGTTCGACACTACCCCCTACGAATTGAGGCAGGAAAACTGGGGCCATCACGATCGCTATCGTGACGATGATGAGTAAGACGCTGAGGACTTCTTCGCCCCAAAAAACGATGGCGGCACCAATCGCCATGATCAGTCCGCTGATCGCGGCGACTCGGCCAAACATGTCGACCATCTGGGTCGCTTTGGCGACATCGGTCGGCTGTGCACCGGCAAAGCTGAAGAAGTAGTAAAGGAGAAATCCTATACCGCCGAGGAGTCCGATTCCCCCGGCATAAAACAAAAGCCTGCTGACAGTATCCTGCAGACCACTTAGAAAGTCCTCTACTCCTTCTCCAGATTTTCGCATGCGTTATTTCTTGTTGACGCGTTCGATATAGTTACCGTCGCGGGTATCTATCTTGATCGTGTCGCCTTCATTGATATGATAAGGCACTTGAACTTTAGCACCAGTTTCAACTACCGCGCCCTTGGTCGAGCTTCCGCTAACGGTATCTCCCTTGATGCCTGGCTCTGCCTCAACAATACGAAGCTCTACAAAGTTTGGAAGTTCATAAGTAATGACTTGATCGTCGACGGCTAGCCCGATGATCTTGCTTTCTTCCTTCAAAAACTCGGCTCCTTGCCCCAGAATGTTCAGCGGGACATAGAGCTGATCGTAGCTTTCCAAGTCCATCAAGACCGCTTCTTGGTCGATATCGTTCTTGTAGAGGAACTGCAATTCCTTCTTTTCAAGGAACACCGCATCCACCTTTTCACCCGATCGGAAGGTCTTTTCGATGACGTTCCCGTTATCGACTCGGCGAAGTCTTGTGCGAACAAATGCGCCGCCCTTTCCGGGTTTTACATGCTGAAATTCGACGAGCACATAGGTTGCGCCGTCAATCTTCATGGCCATGCCATTACGAAAATCACTGGTATCTACTGCCAAAAGTTTCTCCGTTTCTACCTTCTTGGTAGATTCAAGAGGCTATTGTACCGCCGCAGCAACTACGAATCGCGCTTAAGTAACCAACCACCTTTTCGCAGTAATTCATGTTCCTCAGAACCTTCCTCTACGTCCATGTGATCCACTTCTATTGGTTGTGGGGTTTGCTCATCGTCTTCGCTGAGTGTCGAAGTGCCAACTTTGCTCGGGTCCCAGACTGCCTTCGAGGAACTCGGGAGATATTTGCCCAAAACGCCGTTTACGAACCGGCCGCTTTCTTCGGAGCCGAATTTCTTCGCCATGATCACCGCTTCGCTGATCGTCACCTTGGGTGGCATCGACTCGATGTGATCGAGCTCGAAAAACGCCATGCGCAAGATCGCTCGATCGACTTTGGCGATTCGGCTCAAATCCCAATTCTTTGAGAGAAGTGCTGAGATTTGCTCATCAATGACTTCAAGTTGTTCGACCGTGCCCTTGACGAGTGATTCGATGTACTCGATCGCTTCTGGAACAAACGGTTCGCGATTTGTCGCCGATTGAATCGCTTCATCAACCTCTGTTTCGGCAGTATCGATTTCGTACAATGCTTGAAACGCTGATTCACGCGCCAACCGTCGGCTCCGAACCAATTTAACCGGCTGTTCCTGCTCCTCCGGATTCAATTCGTCACTCATTGGACGAGCTCGACTTCCATCATTTGAGGCACGAACGCAGTTGAAAACTCACCGGAGATGAACCCTTCAGTTCGAACAAGTCGCCGCAAGAACGGGATATTGGTCTTGATGCCTTCGACATGAAACTCATCTAGAGCCACACGAAGTCGGTTCACTGCTGTCGCCCGATCTGGTCCGTAGACGATCAGTTTGGCGATCATCGGGTCATAAAATGGCGAGATCAAAAAGCCAGTGTAGATGTGCGTGTCCATCCGGACACCAATTCCACCAGGCGCCATCCATTGGGTGACGATGCCAGTTGATGGAGCGAAGTCGTTGTCCGGATCTTGTGCGGTGATTCTCGCTTCGATCGCGTGACCGTTAATATTCAGGTCATTTTGGCTGAACGGCATCTTCTCTCCCGCTGCGATTCGAAGCTGCAAGTGAACCAGGTCAAGGCCAGTGATCAATTCGGTGACCGGGTGCTCGACTTGGAGCCGGGTGTTCATTTCGAGGAAATAGAACTTGTAGTCTTTGTCCACCAAGAACTCGACCGTTCCAGCGTTCCAATAGCCAACAGATGCCGCGACTCGAACAGCCGCTTCGCCCATCTCCTTGCGAAGTGATTCTGGCATCCCGGCGAAGGGCGCCTCTTCGACAATTTTCTGATGTCTTAGGTTCTGAATGCTGCACTCGCGCTCAAAGCAGTAGACGCCATTGCCATGCTCGTCGAACAACACTTGAACTTCGACGTGCCGCGGTTCGACAACGCACTTCTCGACAAGCATGTCGCCATTTCCAAAGCTCGCTTGTGCTTCGGCTTGAGCAATCTTCCACTGCTTGACCAAATCGTCGGGTCCGTCCACACGTCGGATTCCGCGACCTCCGCCGCCGGCAACAGCTTTCAGCAGAACTGGATAGCCAATCGTTTCGGATAGCTCGATGGCTTCTTGCTCTGTGGGGACGACGTCTTCGGAACCGGGCACGACAGGGCAATTCGCCTTGATCGCAGCCTTTTTGGCCTCTGCCTTATCACCCATCGAAAAGATTGCGCTTGGTGGAGGCCCAATGAATTTGACTCCGATCCGCTCCAGTGATTCAGCAAAAGTTTGTCGTTCGCTGAAGTAGCCATAACCAGGGTGTACGGCATCGGCCCCACTGATTTCGACCGCCATCAGAACGTTCGCGAGGTTCAAATACGAATCTGTGTTGGTCGCTTCACCTACGCAGATCGCTTCGTCGGCAAGCTTGACGTGGAGGCTCTCCCGGTCCGCTTCGCTATAAATGGCGACGGTGGGGATGCCAAGCGATTTGCAGGATCGAATGACACGTACGGCGATTTCGCCACGGTTTGCAATCAGAACTTTTTTGAACATCAGTATTTCCCGTGTCCTGGGTGGAGACACTTTACTTTTCCGGTCGCTGGGTCATACTCATACGGCTCTTTGCCGATGGGGTCTGCCAACATTTCTGGCGGCAATTTTAAGACGGACATATCGGATGGAGGAGTCTCGTCAGAGGTCATGTATGCGGCAACAGCTTGTCGAATCTGCCGCAGGTTTGCCATACAAACTTCGTCCTTCGCGCGGGCCATCGATTGGCCCACAACGGTATTGCCAACTTTGTCCGCGCGCTGGTTTCCGTCCACGGAAAGGCACCCTTGGAGGCAGATTAAAAGCCCGGCAACTGCGATGTACTTCAGGGTCATGGCTTCACCTTCACGATCGCTTGGCCATATTGCACTGGTTGATTGGTCACGACTAGAGTCTCCGTAACTTCACCACTGACGTTGGAGACGACTTCATTCTTGATCCCGAGAGCGACAACAAACCCAATCACATCGCCGCTGGAGATCTTGGCGCCTTCTTTCAGTTCGACTTTGCCTTCTTGGAAGAACCCGACGCAAGGGCTCTTCACTTCTTTGAAGTCGGGCGCAAGTTCGACAGAATCCGATTCAGCGACGGCATGCGATGGGATCGCGATCGGAGCAGGAGCCTCTGCTTGAATCACCGCGGAGAACTTTTCGTCGCCATTTTTGAGCCTAACATGCCGGAAACCGAGGTCCTTGGCGGCCTCAAGAGCATGCTTAATGGTTTCTCCATCCAAACCAGACATGAGAACGAGTGTACCGGACAAAAAAAGGGCGGGCGCAATTTCTGGCTTGGGAGGAGAGTTGCACCCGCTTAATAGCTGTCTTCGTTTGCGATTTTCGCTTCGATTTTAGGTGAGGGCTTATACTTATGCCCTTCTGCATGTTAAACGCATTAAACCTGAAAGAAAGTTCCGATTGATTTGGAAAATCTTGAACCGCGACTTAAGTCCTAGATTCGATTTCCTGAATCACTTGCGACGAAATCGCACCAGAGAACACGCACCGCACTTCGGATTCCAATGTTACTTCGGATTCATAGTGCTCCAAGCCGACCTTGACGAGCCCGCCAGTATTGAAGATTTCAATCGTTCCAGTGGTCCCGGTTTTCCTAGAATGGACGATCGCCGCAGCGGCCGAACCCGTTCCACAAGCCCTCGTCTCACCCACCCCGCGCTCGAATGGTCGCATCCTCAATTGCCCTGGTGCGATCGTCGTGACGAACATTGTGCTCGTCCGCTCAGGGAAAAGCAGATGATGTTCCAGAGCGGCACCAGTTTCAAAGAACTCGGCGTCGGAAAACGGTTGATCGTCGATAATCGTGTGGGCTGAACCGGTAGATAAGCTCGAAATCCGCCACTCTCGGCCGTTCAATTGCACTGGATAGTCGAAGATCTCGGTTTCGGTGATCGCTGGAATCGCGTCCGGATTGAACGAGCCCGAGCCAATATTCACCTTTGCCGATGAAGGGCCCGTGATCCAAACCTCCACATCTCGAGAGAAGTGGTGGATGACGTCATGTTCTCGGAGCCATCCGATCTCGTGAGCGTGGACTGCCGCACAGCGCAGTCCGTTTCCACAAAAATCCTCGCTCCCATCGGGGTTGAACATGCGCAGTTGGCCCTTGTCTAGGACCAAGAGCCCGTCTGCGCCGATTCCAAAATGGTGTGAACAGGTGCGCTGGGCAAGTTGCTCAAGATCTAGTTGGAACCCAGGATGGTGAACCAGAACAAAGTCATTCCCAGCAGCTTCGTACTTCCAGAATCTCAACGAACGTGCTCCAACGAATACTGAGCCGAGGCAACGGTATCGTGATACCAACCACCATCGGGACAAACCAATGGGAACCACCATGCAGAGGGTCGTAATCCTGCTTTCACAAGCCCTTTTGAAACGGTCACGGCATCTCGGACGAGTCGCAGCC harbors:
- a CDS encoding carbohydrate kinase family protein encodes the protein MSAPIGVFGTVVMDRFRHIMEMPKVGGYAEYHHEALQLGGEAANTAVALHRLGQSVVLRSNYVGNGQHIHPWLIENGIDVHGCPISDSPEPSCDIYLTPDGERTMFGRQLLAPDSVPWGNDIEWVSCDPNLGEASREELRRAFRQGKKTYGMDFFQPDDPYDCITIWQSSTDWWGNKGNLHDNHDAFAAFTDEYGFNGILTAGAQGCLAGRGDALRHYPAFRIPQVVDATGCGDCFRAGVIAGLNEGKPFEEALMLGAAVGALNATKEGASAGAPTMLEALQLIAEQPEISAAYRPR
- the efp gene encoding elongation factor P, with amino-acid sequence MAMKIDGATYVLVEFQHVKPGKGGAFVRTRLRRVDNGNVIEKTFRSGEKVDAVFLEKKELQFLYKNDIDQEAVLMDLESYDQLYVPLNILGQGAEFLKEESKIIGLAVDDQVITYELPNFVELRIVEAEPGIKGDTVSGSSTKGAVVETGAKVQVPYHINEGDTIKIDTRDGNYIERVNKK
- a CDS encoding glycosyltransferase, encoding MPKVSVLLTSYNHRDFLPLAVESLRAQTFKDFEILALDDGSTDGSREWIAEQPDLIPHFHPKNLGTYGNLNFGIEHSKGEYIAVFNDDDLWGPEKLAQQVQALDSNAKAGLVHTAGWFIDDQGNEIPGAPLGFPWPKTESGDVYLDLMERNKIIASSVMFRRSITEKVGLFEPGFWGCGDWDMWLRIAQVSEVVHIDQPLTFYRVHPNQACRFEDRMNEDGVVIRTKLAKIADEMAKISARHQQAFAHNFACLGTEMMWRGNRAEARRNYLESLRLNPLRFKSILRLVATYVLPTRVFKRLG
- a CDS encoding RNA polymerase sigma factor RpoD/SigA, coding for MTRHTSADSDDGHNSYWGRLTQAPLLTPEEEVSLTLAAQRGDEQARERLIESNMRLVINIARSYRCQAIPLEDLIQEGAIGLMHAVKRFDPTKGFRFSTYATHWIRQSIGRALDGKSKAIRLPAHISQSIRRIERERLRLTRELGHEPTHDQLAKAIGLSPRKLTHLMVASQDLLSLDMRIGDTEQTTLGAMIHDTNCENPEDEVLFAERTVELQEILKELNEREQRVMSQRLRLEDNEEVTMLRDQLANEMRVSRERIRQIELSAIKKLRILAQQRKLRDYLGR
- a CDS encoding VOC family protein gives rise to the protein MASSFSQLILDVENLDRSLQFYEGILHLSVQHHSNLDGVKLASLLAGKTEVILVQRSPFEQNSAYDRAGGVVLNFNVNNLLGLFTEIQDTGIKVLRNVESTSLGERSLLVADPDGYAVMLSENSALMN
- a CDS encoding stage II sporulation protein M translates to MNETEFVNSNKEEWEELRNLSLRLQVSPGTLLPREIERFLELYRKATSDLARARAESTNPDLIGSLNNLVAQGYSSFYSKPKRKVGAGILNAIVFCAQAFRRQYRFVLLSLFTVIAGTMVASLTLANRPDLRYAVIPPSEEELFTQWKKAEFEQRSGGENLSMLAMYASNNPNVSLRTAAIGASTLGIGSAYSLWQNGILLGALGQDMRSVGKLGFLATSLAPHGATELSGMIISGASGYSLGWAILVPGRRRRIDSLVEKSKDAMALFVMGVVMMYIAAPFEAFFSFSPAFSQPLKAIVGLIIFALWMSFWLFAGRTKKNVSKIRSFVREPSTQPLEYSGWQNVRGDQSEDALETERVQA
- the nusB gene encoding transcription antitermination factor NusB: MSDELNPEEQEQPVKLVRSRRLARESAFQALYEIDTAETEVDEAIQSATNREPFVPEAIEYIESLVKGTVEQLEVIDEQISALLSKNWDLSRIAKVDRAILRMAFFELDHIESMPPKVTISEAVIMAKKFGSEESGRFVNGVLGKYLPSSSKAVWDPSKVGTSTLSEDDEQTPQPIEVDHMDVEEGSEEHELLRKGGWLLKRDS